The genomic interval TTCTGTAAAGTTAAAATTGAAAAGGCCTTAGAATATGATTTGGTAGGAGTTGTATGCAATGAATCTTGCAAATAAATTAACTTTAATTAGAATAATTTTAGTGCCCATATTCTTAGTATTTATAGCTTACCAAGACTTACCTTATGGGAGTGTAATAGCAACACTTATATTCATAATAGCATCTGTTACAGATCAACTAGATGGATATATTGCAAGATCAAGAAATCAAGTAACTAACTTTGGTAAGTTTATGGACCCTTTGGCAGATAAGCTACTAGTTACAGCAGCACTTATATCTTTAGTTGAATTACAATTAGTTCCTGCATGGGCAGCTATTGTAATAATAGCTAGAGAGTTTGCTGTTTCAGGTTTAAGAACCATAGCTGCATCAGAGGGGTTAGTTATAGCTGCTAGCTGGTGGGGAAAAATTAAAACTGTAATACAAATAATTGCCATAGTGCTTTTATTATTACAAGTAAATATAATTAATTCACCAGGAATTAAGGAATTAGTTGCAGGCAGCAGCTTTTTAAGAAATTTCTTTATATATGTTCCAGATATATTCTTATATTTAGCTGTTGCAATAACAATAATTTCTGGAGTAGATTACTTTAGAAAAAATAAAAATGTTATAAATACTTATAAATAATGTTTTAAAAGTCAAAAAATAGTCAATTATTAAGACATGAGGTTCTTTTAAGAACTTCATGTTGATGTTGACTTTTTTTTTGTATATATTATAATAATAGTAGAACTTATGTTCGGTTATTTAAGGAGGTTACGTATGGCAAATATAGATAAAGATAAATTAAAAGCTATTGAGATGGCTATGGGTCAAATAGAGAAGCAATTTGGAAAGGGATCAGTAATGAAACTTGGAGAGCAAGGAGCTCCTCAAATGGATGCTGTTTCTACTGGATGCTTAGATCTTGATATAGCTTTAGGAATTGGTGGAGTACCAAAAGGAAGAATTATTGAGATATATGGACCAGAGAGTTCTGGTAAAACAACAGTGGCTTTACATGTAGTAGCAGAGGCACAAAAATTAGGTGGAGCAGCAGCGTATATAGATGCAGAGCATGCTTTAGATCCAGTTTATGCAAAAAGATTAGGTGTTAATATAGATGATTTAGTAGTTTCACAACCAGATACAGGAGAACAAGCTTTAGAAATAACAGAAGCTTTAGTTAGATCAGG from Clostridium perfringens carries:
- the pgsA gene encoding CDP-diacylglycerol--glycerol-3-phosphate 3-phosphatidyltransferase — its product is MNLANKLTLIRIILVPIFLVFIAYQDLPYGSVIATLIFIIASVTDQLDGYIARSRNQVTNFGKFMDPLADKLLVTAALISLVELQLVPAWAAIVIIAREFAVSGLRTIAASEGLVIAASWWGKIKTVIQIIAIVLLLLQVNIINSPGIKELVAGSSFLRNFFIYVPDIFLYLAVAITIISGVDYFRKNKNVINTYK